One Candidatus Binataceae bacterium genomic region harbors:
- a CDS encoding NAD(P)H-binding protein: MATDSPILVTGAAGRVGGIGREVVERLRKRGLPVRALVHREDERAVGLRETGAEVVVGDLTAPSDVARVMEGCRRIYFGMSVSSSYLEATVIAAAVAREQGDIEAFVNISQMTVSQMSLTNMTDSRQQRLHWLAEQALNWSRLPVVHVRPTVFLENPFFMNLAARSIAKDDSIRLPFGVGRTSPVAAVDVAEVVATILADSPAHVGKVYELTGPKSQDMTGVAREYSSALGRKITYVDVSLELWRDSDLRNLKLPEHVFEHLLTMARLHAANRYDRCTRDVEAVTGRPPTSISEFVAKHAELFARNL; the protein is encoded by the coding sequence ATGGCCACCGACAGCCCAATACTAGTCACAGGTGCGGCCGGCCGGGTAGGCGGCATCGGACGTGAGGTCGTCGAGCGCCTGCGCAAGCGAGGCCTACCGGTCCGCGCGCTGGTTCATCGAGAGGATGAGCGTGCGGTGGGACTGCGCGAAACCGGTGCCGAGGTCGTTGTTGGCGACCTGACGGCGCCTAGTGATGTTGCTCGAGTGATGGAGGGTTGTCGGCGTATCTACTTTGGTATGAGCGTGTCGTCGTCCTACCTCGAGGCGACAGTCATCGCGGCCGCGGTTGCACGCGAGCAGGGTGACATTGAAGCGTTCGTCAACATTTCACAGATGACCGTATCGCAGATGAGCCTGACCAACATGACGGACTCTCGGCAGCAGCGCCTGCACTGGCTAGCCGAACAAGCGTTGAATTGGTCGCGACTCCCAGTCGTGCACGTTCGCCCGACGGTGTTTCTGGAAAATCCTTTCTTTATGAACCTGGCCGCCCGGTCGATAGCGAAGGACGATTCGATCCGGTTGCCATTCGGTGTCGGGCGAACATCGCCCGTGGCCGCAGTCGATGTGGCTGAAGTTGTTGCCACAATTCTCGCCGACTCTCCCGCGCACGTCGGTAAAGTCTACGAGCTGACGGGACCGAAGTCGCAGGACATGACAGGTGTCGCCCGAGAATATTCGAGCGCGCTCGGCCGCAAGATCACATATGTGGATGTGTCACTGGAGCTGTGGCGCGACTCGGACCTGCGAAATCTTAAGTTACCTGAGCACGTCTTCGAACACTTACTTACTATGGCCCGTCTCCATGCAGCCAATCGGTACGATCGGTGCACTCGCGACGTGGAGGCGGTCACCGGACGTCCGCCCACGTCCATCAGCGAATTCGTGGCCAAGCACGCCGAGTTGTTCGCGCGAAACCTTTAA
- a CDS encoding GNAT family N-acetyltransferase, with product MSQTRLPSDFNPASYRVEDTVRDGGAIVIRAIRPDDKERLREHARGLSSESVYHRFMAYKRELSDEDLRRFTELDFDQHVGIVAIVSEEGREHIVGIGRYFRTSKERGEAAFSVIDKHQGRGIGTLLLVHLSGIARRKGIREFEADVLGDNVHMLDVIAASGFKVQATHEHGVVHLLMRIDDAQRE from the coding sequence ATGAGCCAAACTCGGTTGCCCTCTGATTTCAATCCAGCTTCGTATCGGGTGGAGGACACCGTCCGCGATGGTGGGGCGATCGTGATCCGCGCAATCCGGCCCGACGACAAGGAACGCCTGCGTGAGCATGCTCGGGGCCTGAGCTCTGAGTCGGTGTATCATCGGTTCATGGCTTACAAACGCGAACTGAGCGATGAGGACCTGCGGCGTTTTACCGAGCTGGATTTCGACCAACATGTGGGGATAGTGGCGATTGTCAGCGAGGAGGGCCGCGAACACATTGTAGGTATCGGGCGTTACTTTCGCACTTCGAAGGAGCGCGGCGAAGCAGCCTTTTCCGTGATAGATAAACACCAGGGACGCGGCATCGGCACACTGCTCCTCGTCCATCTGAGCGGCATTGCGCGACGCAAGGGAATCAGGGAGTTCGAAGCCGACGTCCTCGGCGACAACGTTCACATGCTCGACGTGATTGCTGCGAGCGGGTTCAAGGTGCAAGCCACACATGAACACGGGGTAGTGCACCTCTTGATGCGCATCGACGATGCCCAGCGCGAATGA